The following proteins come from a genomic window of Nitrososphaerota archaeon:
- a CDS encoding threonylcarbamoyl-AMP synthase, with translation MLIRLYPCSPLTLLIIRCTESGIRKAAEKVKKGAVIVYPTDTVYGIGCNPYNAEAVKRVIEIKMREQKPLPVLCSSLENAKKLVQFNRKSLELARKFWPGPLTIVAKIIDTKLPNILTFGSKMLGVRIPDHEITLKLIELSGGFLVGTSANKAGLKSPISAEEVKSVLSPEYDILLDGGETALKAESTVIEASNDKIKLLREKAIPKEVLGI, from the coding sequence ATGTTAATAAGGCTTTACCCTTGCTCGCCTTTAACCTTGTTGATCATCCGCTGTACCGAATCAGGGATAAGAAAAGCAGCTGAGAAAGTGAAAAAGGGAGCTGTAATAGTCTACCCCACAGACACGGTCTACGGAATAGGTTGCAATCCTTACAATGCTGAAGCGGTGAAGAGGGTTATCGAAATCAAGATGCGGGAGCAAAAACCGTTGCCGGTTTTATGCTCGTCGCTTGAAAACGCGAAGAAACTGGTGCAATTCAATAGAAAATCTTTGGAGTTGGCAAGGAAGTTCTGGCCAGGGCCTCTGACAATAGTGGCAAAGATCATAGATACGAAGCTCCCAAATATCCTCACATTCGGCTCAAAGATGCTCGGCGTCAGGATCCCAGACCATGAAATAACACTAAAGCTGATAGAACTCTCTGGAGGTTTCTTAGTGGGCACAAGTGCAAATAAAGCTGGCTTGAAATCTCCCATAAGTGCCGAAGAGGTAAAATCTGTGCTATCTCCAGAATACGACATACTGTTGGATGGGGGAGAAACTGCTTTGAAAGCTGAATCGACTGTAATAGAAGCTAGCAACGATAAGATAAAACTGCTTAGGGAGAAGGCTATTCCAAAGGAGGTTTTAGGTATTTGA
- a CDS encoding metallophosphoesterase family protein: MKIAVLSDIHGNLEALHAVSKNQDIDRILVLGDSIGYGANPNEVLDWLQEKKCICIRGNHEEAVLSGETGWFNPFAARAILWTRNRVTTANLAFIKSLEAKKIVDFGGLKVGICHGSPNDPLYEYVYKDTHEHLFDYYLQKENSGVMAMGHTHLPYLWVGKNGTVLNPGSVGQPRDGDRRASFAVINVEDDIPVVEHHRVEYDVTSAANKILEAGLPEILANRLYDGR; the protein is encoded by the coding sequence TTGAAAATTGCAGTACTATCTGACATCCATGGTAATTTAGAGGCACTGCATGCAGTTTCAAAAAATCAGGATATAGACAGGATTCTTGTCCTTGGCGACTCCATAGGCTATGGGGCAAATCCCAATGAAGTCCTTGACTGGCTGCAAGAAAAAAAATGCATCTGTATAAGAGGTAATCATGAAGAAGCAGTACTATCTGGAGAGACTGGCTGGTTTAACCCATTCGCAGCAAGGGCAATTTTATGGACTAGGAACAGGGTAACTACTGCAAATCTAGCCTTCATAAAATCGTTGGAGGCAAAGAAGATTGTTGACTTTGGAGGATTAAAGGTAGGTATCTGCCATGGAAGCCCAAATGATCCTCTTTACGAATACGTCTACAAGGACACGCATGAGCATCTCTTTGACTATTATCTGCAAAAAGAAAATTCGGGTGTTATGGCCATGGGTCATACCCATCTTCCATATCTCTGGGTGGGAAAGAATGGGACAGTTTTGAACCCCGGCTCAGTGGGTCAGCCAAGGGACGGAGACAGGAGAGCTAGCTTCGCTGTAATCAATGTTGAAGATGACATTCCTGTAGTAGAGCACCACAGAGTTGAATACGATGTTACTTCGGCAGCAAACAAAATACTGGAAGCAGGGTTACCAGAGATACTTGCAAATAGATTGTATGACGGTCGCTGA
- the tpiA gene encoding triose-phosphate isomerase: MGTPVLVINFKNYEEVFDSGAVELAKAAQKIQKELDVAIVVCPPNPCLAEVSKHVHVPVFAQHVDLAKPGSSTGAIVPEVVKSIGAKGSLINHSERRLWASEDIKSRVDRLKSIGLISLACAQTPEEVSEIAKFGPEWLAVEPPELIGSGKAVSKVKPQIVTNSVVACRKANPNVKLLCGAGIVTGEDVAAAVKLGAKGVLVASGIVKAKNWIKVIEELAVPLA, encoded by the coding sequence ATAGGAACACCTGTTCTAGTAATTAACTTCAAGAACTACGAAGAAGTTTTCGATTCCGGAGCTGTTGAATTAGCCAAGGCTGCACAGAAGATTCAGAAGGAGCTTGATGTTGCAATAGTGGTCTGCCCTCCAAATCCTTGCCTTGCAGAGGTTTCAAAGCATGTCCATGTTCCTGTATTTGCACAGCACGTTGATTTGGCAAAACCGGGCTCTTCCACAGGGGCAATAGTACCTGAAGTAGTGAAATCGATTGGAGCAAAGGGTTCTCTGATAAATCATTCAGAAAGGCGCCTCTGGGCATCAGAGGACATAAAATCCAGAGTCGATAGGCTCAAGAGCATTGGTCTTATTTCACTTGCGTGTGCACAAACTCCTGAAGAAGTTTCAGAGATTGCAAAGTTTGGCCCAGAGTGGCTGGCAGTAGAGCCTCCTGAATTGATAGGTTCCGGCAAAGCAGTTTCGAAGGTGAAGCCTCAGATAGTCACTAACTCTGTTGTTGCATGCAGGAAAGCCAACCCTAATGTCAAGCTTTTGTGCGGTGCAGGAATTGTTACGGGGGAGGATGTTGCAGCAGCGGTAAAGCTCGGAGCAAAAGGTGTCCTAGTCGCAAGCGGAATAGTAAAAGCAAAGAATTGGATAAAGGTCATAGAAGAGCTCGCAGTTCCCTTGGCATGA